A window of Streptomyces sp. NBC_01689 genomic DNA:
CAGCGTCGGCATCCGCAGTGCGCGGAGCGCGTCGGCGCGTGAGCCGCCGAGGATCATCGCGCCGAGCTGCCGGACGGCTCCGGCGGGATGGTGGCCCCGGTCGTAGCTCTCGGCGGCCAGTGCACGCAGGGCGGTGGCGTCGCCGTACCGTCGGGACCCCCAGACCAGCTCCCGGTCCGCCGCCGCGACATGGCCTTCCCGGTCCGCCGGCTTCGGGGCGAAGAGCACCGCCATGGCCTCGTCGCCGGTCCTGCCGTAGTCGGGCTCGCCGGTCGAGGACATCATCGAGGTCAAGGTCAGGACGCGCTCGGGGCGGCTGATGGCCATCGTCTGGGCGATCATGCCGCCCATCGACGACCCGACCACATGGGCGCGTTCGATCCCGAGCGCGGTGAGCAGGCCGAGGCCGTCGTCGGCCATGTCCTGGAGGGTGTACGGCACCATCGCCCGTGCGGACGGGAGATCGCCCGAGCTCACCGCCTCGATGAACCGGCCCAGGTCGACGGGGTGGTCGTCGAATGTGGTGGACAGCCCGCAGTCGCGGTTGTCGTACCGGATCACATGGCGTCCGCGGTCCGCGAGCGCACGGCAGAAGTCCTCGTGCCAGGCGATCATCTGGGCGCCGAAGCCCATCACGAGCAGGACCGCCGGATCGGCGGGGTCACCGAACGTCTCGTACGCGAGGGACACTCCGGGCGCGGCTTCGATGATCGGCATGCGGTGAGTGTCTCAAGGGCGCCCGGTCACGCGCACCGGATATTCGCGGTGCGCGACACCGCCCGGATCCACGGTGCGCGACACCGCCCGGTGCGCGACACCGACCTGGGAGCGGGACCGACCGGGGAGCGAGCGGCACCGACCGGGGTCCGGAATCGCCCGCCGGTCATCGGGCCGGCAGGGGCGGCCCCGCCTGCGGGAGAGTGACCTCGAAGCGGCAGCCTCCGGGGACGTTGTGCACCGCGGCGCGCCCCTGGTGCGCCTCCACGATGCCGCGGACGATCGCCAGGCCCAGGCCGGCCCCGGCGGGTGGGGTCCGCGCGTGGCTGCCGCGCCAGCCGGTGTCGAAGACCCGCGGCAGGTCCTCCTCGGGAATGCCCCCGCAGCCGTCGGTGACGGACAGCACCACCCCCTGGCCCGAGCGCTCCGCGGCGATCGCCACCGTGCCGTCCGCCGGTGTCCGGCGGATCGCGTTGACGAGGAGGTTGCCGAGGACCCTGCTCATCTCCTTGCCGTCCACCTCGACCGGCACCGGCTCGACCCGGTCGCCGACCAGGCGCACGCCGTACTCGCGGGCCAGCGGGTCGGCCCCCGCGAGGGCGTCTCCCACCAGGTCGTACACGGAGACACGGGAGGGCGACAGGGCCAGGCTTCCCGCATGTATGCGCGAGAGTTCGAAGAGGTCGCCCACCATGTCGTTGAGCCGCTCCACCTCGGTGCGCATCTGCCGCAGATAGCGGTCCGGGTCGGCCGCGACGCCGTCCTCCAGCGCCTCCGACATCGCGCGGAGTCCGGCGAGCGGGGTGCGCAGGTCGTGCGAGATCCACGCGACGAGTTCACGGCGTGAGGTCTCCAGGGCCCGTTCACGGTCCCGCGACTCGGCGAGCTTCACACTGGTGGCGGCCAACTCGCGCCCCAGAGCGGCGAGTTCGGCGGTCACCGGACCGTCGGGGGCCGCGAAGTCACCGCCGTCGCCGAACGAACGGGCGGCCAGCGTCAGGTCCCGGCTGCGGGCCACGACCCAGCGGCCGAGCAGCAGTGCGGTGGCCAGCGAGACAACGGCCGCCATGGCCACCACCGTCGTGACGACGGTCAGGTCGTGCGAGGACAGGAACATCGCCCACGCGACGGCGAGCGTCCCCGCGAGCATCGCGGTCACCCCCACGGCGGCGACCACGGCGAGGGACGTCGTCAGCGAGCGCCGCCGGATCAGCCACAGCG
This region includes:
- a CDS encoding sensor histidine kinase, with the protein product MRDILLIALFAFLGAAGAGLLGAGTLWLIRRRSLTTSLAVVAAVGVTAMLAGTLAVAWAMFLSSHDLTVVTTVVAMAAVVSLATALLLGRWVVARSRDLTLAARSFGDGGDFAAPDGPVTAELAALGRELAATSVKLAESRDRERALETSRRELVAWISHDLRTPLAGLRAMSEALEDGVAADPDRYLRQMRTEVERLNDMVGDLFELSRIHAGSLALSPSRVSVYDLVGDALAGADPLAREYGVRLVGDRVEPVPVEVDGKEMSRVLGNLLVNAIRRTPADGTVAIAAERSGQGVVLSVTDGCGGIPEEDLPRVFDTGWRGSHARTPPAGAGLGLAIVRGIVEAHQGRAAVHNVPGGCRFEVTLPQAGPPLPAR
- a CDS encoding alpha/beta fold hydrolase; the protein is MPIIEAAPGVSLAYETFGDPADPAVLLVMGFGAQMIAWHEDFCRALADRGRHVIRYDNRDCGLSTTFDDHPVDLGRFIEAVSSGDLPSARAMVPYTLQDMADDGLGLLTALGIERAHVVGSSMGGMIAQTMAISRPERVLTLTSMMSSTGEPDYGRTGDEAMAVLFAPKPADREGHVAAADRELVWGSRRYGDATALRALAAESYDRGHHPAGAVRQLGAMILGGSRADALRALRMPTLVVHGLDDTLIDPSGGKRTADLVPGARLLLVPDMGHDRPRPLWPELIDALAAHTA